The Spiroplasma clarkii genome has a window encoding:
- the tkt gene encoding transketolase: protein MTDLIKKSITNLRILGVEQIHNSKTRHPGMVMSAAPLMHTVYLNHLNIDVTDPLWVNRDRFVLSAGHGSALLYAQLVMAGFDIPMKELKNFRQINSLTPGHPEFGVTPGVDVSTGPLGQGIGMGVGLAAAEKHLSQKYNQGDLKIIDHYTYVICGDADLEEGVAHEAMQLAGVWKLNKLIVLYDSNDIQLDSAVTSVQFNKFKQVFEGYDWNYLKVEDGNDVKAIDAAIKKAKQQDKPTIIECKTLIGEGHKKSGTPAMHGEPWNDEAMKDVYSYYNWSYEKFTVLDEVKQLWKKNSIDRGSKNKISWNKIKDEYKNKFPQFYQELFEKHTIKQEQFKDLLHEKSEPTRASGGEVLKKMHQLVPNLFGGSADLIAATKVQGYFGDFSSSNPQGNNILFGVREFGMGAIINGIALHSNLKPFGATFLVFSDYMKNAIRLSALQKVAPIYVLTHDSIAAGYDGPTHQPIEQLVGLRATPNLTVLRPADLKETIGAYTYAYNSTSTPTAIILCRQNVGPYQETCWTKTLNGAYVVGGEDSSQPLDGIIIATVSELAYALYAKSKITNKNLRVVSMPSVELFNQQPQEYQEQIIPKNFENIITIEASSELGWHKFAGKKGLVISADKFGDSGFGDDVLAKQGFENEQILKNIKTYLNK, encoded by the coding sequence ATGACTGATTTAATTAAAAAATCTATTACCAATTTAAGAATTTTGGGAGTTGAACAAATTCATAATAGTAAAACTAGACACCCTGGGATGGTTATGAGTGCAGCACCATTAATGCACACAGTATATCTAAACCATTTAAATATTGATGTAACAGATCCTTTATGAGTAAACCGTGATCGCTTTGTTTTAAGTGCAGGTCATGGAAGTGCTTTGTTATATGCTCAACTTGTAATGGCTGGTTTTGATATTCCAATGAAAGAATTAAAAAATTTTAGACAAATAAATTCTTTAACTCCTGGTCACCCAGAGTTTGGAGTAACTCCAGGAGTAGATGTTTCAACAGGACCATTAGGACAAGGAATTGGTATGGGTGTTGGACTAGCAGCTGCTGAAAAACATTTAAGTCAAAAATATAACCAAGGTGATTTAAAAATAATTGATCACTATACTTATGTAATTTGTGGTGATGCCGACTTAGAAGAGGGTGTTGCCCATGAAGCAATGCAACTTGCTGGAGTTTGAAAACTAAATAAATTGATTGTCTTGTATGATTCAAATGACATCCAATTAGATTCAGCAGTTACCAGTGTACAGTTTAATAAATTTAAACAAGTCTTTGAAGGTTATGATTGAAATTATCTTAAAGTTGAAGATGGAAATGATGTCAAAGCAATTGATGCTGCCATTAAAAAAGCAAAGCAACAAGACAAACCTACCATAATTGAATGTAAAACTTTAATTGGAGAAGGGCATAAGAAATCTGGAACACCAGCAATGCATGGTGAACCATGAAATGATGAAGCTATGAAAGATGTTTATAGTTATTACAATTGAAGTTATGAAAAATTTACAGTTCTTGATGAAGTAAAACAATTGTGAAAGAAAAACTCAATTGACAGAGGTTCAAAAAATAAAATTTCTTGAAACAAAATTAAAGACGAATACAAAAATAAGTTCCCACAATTTTATCAAGAACTATTTGAAAAACACACAATTAAACAAGAACAATTTAAAGATTTACTGCATGAAAAATCTGAACCAACAAGAGCATCTGGAGGTGAAGTTTTAAAAAAAATGCACCAACTGGTGCCAAATTTATTTGGTGGTAGTGCTGACTTAATTGCAGCTACTAAAGTCCAAGGATACTTTGGTGACTTTTCAAGTAGCAACCCCCAAGGAAACAATATTTTATTTGGGGTAAGAGAATTTGGAATGGGTGCAATTATTAATGGAATTGCTTTACATTCAAATCTCAAACCATTTGGAGCAACTTTCTTAGTTTTTTCAGATTATATGAAAAATGCCATTCGATTAAGCGCTTTACAAAAAGTAGCTCCAATTTATGTCTTGACTCATGATTCAATTGCTGCAGGATATGATGGACCAACTCATCAACCCATTGAACAATTGGTTGGTTTGCGTGCAACTCCAAACTTAACAGTTTTAAGACCTGCAGATCTTAAAGAAACAATTGGTGCATATACTTATGCTTATAATTCAACATCAACTCCAACTGCAATTATTTTGTGTAGACAAAATGTTGGTCCATATCAAGAAACTTGTTGAACAAAAACATTAAATGGAGCATATGTTGTTGGTGGTGAGGATTCAAGCCAACCACTTGATGGAATAATCATTGCCACAGTTAGTGAATTGGCTTATGCACTTTATGCTAAGTCTAAAATCACAAATAAAAATTTAAGAGTTGTTTCAATGCCATCAGTTGAATTATTCAACCAACAACCACAAGAATATCAAGAACAAATAATTCCCAAAAATTTTGAAAATATTATTACAATTGAAGCTTCATCAGAGCTTGGTTGACATAAGTTTGCAGGTAAAAAAGGTCTTGTTATTAGTGCTGACAAATTTGGTGATTCAGGTTTTGGAGATGATGTTCTCGCTAAACAAGGATTTGAAAATGAACAAATTTTAAAAAACATCAAAACTTATTTAAATAAATAA
- a CDS encoding DDE-type integrase/transposase/recombinase — translation MKQGKPRVRYYDHDFYLNIEQSFIDSGKTYGCKRIAIDLLTKGIAKSSHKKILRYFKMRSISTNNHVKWKNKVAKPEKVGKYPNLLTDPENFDKYGDVFSVDITEKEFNGERYYTCGFYHIKMKKIFGLVTEKNKGNQLVEKSFLKMTDEFGVFLPNSVIHSDNGSEFKAYNYKLMLMYFNLIPSMSRIAKSTDNGWIEGFWSVFKRECLKENYCYKGLAEYQLNASLYQKFYNYVRIKL, via the coding sequence GTGAAGCAAGGGAAACCTAGGGTAAGATATTATGATCATGATTTTTATTTAAATATTGAGCAGAGCTTTATTGATTCAGGAAAAACCTATGGTTGTAAAAGAATTGCAATAGATTTGCTCACTAAGGGGATAGCTAAGTCATCACATAAAAAAATATTGAGATACTTTAAAATGAGAAGCATCTCCACCAATAATCATGTGAAATGAAAAAATAAGGTAGCAAAACCTGAAAAGGTTGGTAAATACCCAAACTTGTTAACTGATCCTGAAAATTTTGATAAGTATGGTGATGTTTTTTCAGTAGACATAACAGAAAAGGAATTCAATGGTGAAAGATACTATACCTGTGGTTTTTATCATATTAAAATGAAAAAAATCTTTGGTTTAGTAACAGAAAAAAATAAAGGGAATCAACTTGTAGAAAAATCATTTCTAAAAATGACTGATGAATTTGGTGTCTTCTTGCCAAACAGTGTAATACACTCAGATAATGGTTCTGAATTTAAAGCATATAATTATAAGTTGATGCTAATGTACTTTAATTTGATTCCAAGCATGTCAAGAATAGCCAAGTCTACAGATAATGGTTGGATTGAAGGGTTTTGATCAGTTTTTAAAAGAGAATGCTTAAAAGAAAATTACTGTTATAAAGGACTTGCTGAGTATCAGCTAAATGCAAGTTTATATCAAAAATTTTACAATTATGTGAGAATAAAGTTGTAA
- the miaA gene encoding tRNA (adenosine(37)-N6)-dimethylallyltransferase MiaA: MSKIIVIVGPTASGKTDLSIRLAKEFNGEVINADSTQIFQGTDIATNKITTAEMQGIKHHLLSIKAVNETYSVADFQRDARNCIAAIQQQKKTPIVVGGTGLYINALLYQYNFLKFEHIPGFEKQFEQLSNLEVWQKLAALDHQAALKIHPNNRYRTIRALEILQSTGQTKTDIIENNHQYFYESQDLIIIGLAPNREQLYQCINQRVLRLIKQGLFIEITNAYNATDFQLTQALTCIGGKEIIQYLMQKINYETCISLMQKNNRHYARRQFTWFKNQLPDCHWFEFKMENFDNACEDIIKLIKRIIV, from the coding sequence ATGAGCAAAATCATTGTCATTGTTGGACCAACTGCCTCTGGGAAAACTGATTTATCAATTAGGTTAGCAAAAGAGTTTAATGGTGAAGTTATCAATGCAGATTCAACACAAATTTTTCAGGGCACAGATATAGCTACAAACAAAATTACCACAGCAGAAATGCAAGGTATTAAGCATCACTTGCTCTCGATTAAAGCAGTTAATGAAACTTATTCTGTAGCTGACTTTCAAAGAGATGCTCGTAATTGTATTGCAGCAATTCAACAACAAAAAAAGACCCCAATTGTGGTTGGTGGTACAGGTTTATACATCAATGCTTTGTTGTATCAGTATAATTTTTTGAAGTTTGAACATATTCCTGGTTTTGAAAAACAGTTTGAGCAATTATCAAATCTTGAGGTTTGACAAAAGTTAGCTGCTTTAGACCACCAAGCAGCTTTAAAAATTCACCCAAACAATCGTTACCGAACAATTAGAGCATTAGAAATACTTCAATCAACAGGTCAAACAAAAACGGATATAATTGAAAATAACCACCAATACTTTTATGAGTCCCAAGATCTCATCATTATTGGTTTAGCACCAAATAGAGAACAACTGTACCAGTGCATTAATCAGAGAGTTTTGCGGTTAATTAAGCAAGGTTTATTTATTGAAATTACTAATGCCTACAATGCCACTGATTTCCAATTAACTCAAGCCTTGACTTGTATTGGCGGTAAGGAAATCATTCAATACTTAATGCAAAAAATTAATTATGAAACTTGTATTAGTTTAATGCAAAAAAACAATCGCCATTATGCTCGTCGTCAATTCACATGATTTAAAAATCAATTACCAGATTGTCACTGATTTGAATTTAAAATGGAAAATTTTGACAATGCCTGTGAAGATATTATTAAGTTAATAAAAAGAATTATAGTATAA
- a CDS encoding ribulose-phosphate 3-epimerase, which produces MQKEFKITPSIMTCDVLAMRTEIKKLIKAGITHIHFDLMDGHFVNNLGLSIENLISIKKEFPELVIDAHCMINNLEKLIEQICIADYITFHLDSQQSLTTKELIEKIKTSGCKVGLGIDLATNLDQLDDLLSEVDLLTIMSIKPGFAGQEFEEKTWTTIKKIKQKIAKQNLKIKLQIDGGVRWSNINDLIAMKLDFIVVGSLLFKSSDYQKTLNEIYKN; this is translated from the coding sequence ATGCAAAAAGAATTTAAAATTACTCCATCAATTATGACTTGTGATGTTTTAGCAATGCGTACAGAAATTAAAAAATTAATTAAAGCAGGAATAACTCACATTCATTTTGATTTAATGGATGGTCATTTTGTTAATAACTTAGGACTCAGTATTGAAAATTTAATTAGTATCAAAAAAGAATTTCCCGAATTAGTAATTGATGCTCATTGTATGATTAATAATCTTGAAAAATTAATTGAACAAATTTGCATAGCAGATTACATCACATTCCATTTGGATTCACAACAAAGTTTAACAACAAAAGAATTAATTGAAAAAATAAAAACCAGTGGTTGTAAAGTTGGACTCGGAATTGATTTAGCAACAAACTTAGATCAACTTGATGATTTGTTAAGTGAAGTTGACTTGTTAACAATTATGTCAATTAAACCAGGATTTGCAGGACAAGAGTTTGAAGAAAAAACTTGAACCACAATCAAAAAAATTAAACAAAAAATTGCAAAGCAAAATCTTAAAATAAAATTACAAATTGATGGGGGAGTTAGATGAAGTAACATTAACGATCTAATTGCAATGAAACTTGATTTTATTGTTGTTGGTTCATTGTTATTTAAATCTTCTGACTATCAAAAAACTTTAAATGAAATTTACAAGAATTAA
- a CDS encoding PTS sugar transporter subunit IIB — MKIVAVCGHGLGSSFIVEMNIKKALEELNRKDIEVEHTNLGSFDPTTDVLAVVCGKDLEDSIEFDKKIVLLNLLDLVEVKNALAEFLKKENL; from the coding sequence ATGAAAATTGTTGCAGTTTGTGGACATGGACTGGGAAGTTCATTCATTGTTGAAATGAATATTAAAAAAGCATTAGAAGAATTAAATCGTAAAGATATTGAAGTTGAACACACAAATTTAGGTTCATTTGATCCTACCACAGATGTTTTAGCAGTTGTTTGTGGAAAAGATCTTGAAGATAGTATTGAGTTTGATAAAAAAATTGTTTTACTAAATTTATTAGATTTAGTTGAAGTTAAAAATGCCCTTGCCGAATTTTTAAAAAAAGAAAATTTATAA
- a CDS encoding PTS sugar transporter subunit IIA, whose protein sequence is MKLICKKYAVYLDNDSDDWIKNLKLGIKPLIADGVIDELWIEKLIQTTNKLGPYFVFSDLLAMPHISPDSSTKKLATGFIYCKKPLKFFGNGYEKTCQIIVPLVTTDANSHMELLAQLVSLWNDQDFIKKLTSISDQKSFDSFVAGVENES, encoded by the coding sequence ATGAAATTAATTTGTAAAAAATATGCAGTGTATTTAGATAATGACAGTGATGATTGAATTAAAAATTTAAAACTAGGAATAAAACCTCTAATTGCTGATGGAGTTATTGATGAGTTGTGAATTGAAAAATTAATTCAAACCACAAACAAGTTAGGACCATATTTTGTTTTTAGTGATCTATTAGCAATGCCTCATATTAGTCCAGACTCTAGCACCAAAAAACTTGCTACAGGGTTTATTTATTGTAAAAAACCTTTAAAGTTTTTTGGTAATGGCTATGAAAAAACATGTCAAATCATTGTGCCCTTAGTGACAACAGATGCCAATAGTCATATGGAATTGTTAGCACAATTGGTTTCACTTTGAAATGACCAAGATTTTATAAAAAAACTAACAAGCATTTCTGATCAAAAATCTTTTGACAGTTTTGTAGCTGGGGTTGAAAATGAAAGCTAA
- the adhP gene encoding alcohol dehydrogenase AdhP codes for MKVAICEKLGEKLTIKELPTPKVGDNDCLVKIKASGVCHTDLHAVTGDWPIKPVLPLVPGHEGVGEVIEVGKNVDFLKVGDRVGVPWLYSACGRCEWCVGGRETICPFAQYSGYTKNGGYATHCLADAKYVCKIPENLSYEAAAPIFCAGVTTYKALKQTKVIPGGWVGIFGIGGLGHLAVQYAIAMGMKVVVIDIDDKKLALAKKYGASLLINGAKEPTSEIINKKIGGLNGAVVTAVAKKPFLDAFNSIRNGGTMACVGLPPENMEVPIFDTVLKEINITGSLVGTRLDLQEALDFAAIGKVAAEFSTAKLEDINEIFDKMKAGEITGRIVLKID; via the coding sequence ATGAAGGTAGCAATTTGTGAAAAATTAGGCGAAAAATTAACAATCAAAGAACTTCCAACACCAAAAGTTGGAGATAATGATTGCTTAGTAAAAATCAAAGCAAGTGGTGTTTGTCATACAGACTTACATGCAGTAACTGGGGATTGACCAATTAAACCAGTTTTACCTCTAGTCCCAGGTCATGAAGGGGTTGGAGAAGTTATTGAAGTTGGTAAAAATGTTGACTTCTTAAAAGTTGGAGATAGGGTGGGAGTCCCATGATTATATTCAGCTTGTGGACGCTGCGAATGATGTGTGGGAGGAAGAGAAACTATTTGTCCTTTTGCACAATATTCAGGTTATACAAAAAATGGAGGTTATGCCACTCACTGTTTAGCAGATGCAAAATATGTGTGCAAAATTCCAGAAAATTTAAGTTATGAAGCTGCAGCACCAATCTTTTGTGCTGGTGTAACAACTTATAAAGCATTAAAACAAACTAAAGTTATTCCAGGAGGTTGAGTTGGTATCTTTGGAATTGGTGGTTTAGGACACTTAGCAGTTCAATATGCAATTGCTATGGGTATGAAAGTTGTAGTCATTGATATTGATGATAAAAAATTAGCACTTGCTAAAAAATATGGAGCAAGTTTACTAATAAATGGTGCAAAAGAACCAACAAGTGAAATTATTAACAAAAAAATTGGTGGTTTAAATGGAGCAGTGGTAACTGCTGTTGCTAAAAAACCATTCTTAGATGCATTTAACTCAATTAGAAATGGGGGAACTATGGCATGTGTGGGATTACCACCAGAAAACATGGAAGTACCAATTTTTGATACAGTTTTAAAAGAAATTAATATTACAGGTAGTTTAGTTGGAACTCGTTTAGATCTCCAAGAAGCACTAGACTTTGCAGCAATTGGAAAAGTGGCTGCAGAATTTAGTACTGCCAAACTTGAAGATATCAATGAAATCTTTGATAAAATGAAGGCTGGGGAAATTACAGGTAGAATTGTTTTAAAAATTGATTAA
- a CDS encoding phosphatase PAP2 family protein codes for MELIVKKKFNIFKVLILTFLVVSVLFFIISSIYDWKIAEIFAKGFSNKISKIWIIFMDELGMYIFEPSVFVMFAIWWETFVLYQKKYAKNEFFNKNVWVSYIFYIVCFVLSALFIYFQTIQRFADYDSGFGSSFDPKLLESISWRHWSYAIVRVIQVSLMLFGAYYCRYIFSKRKDVFTQEYWIDAFKGMLYMMTLALMILAVKWSFGRPFYYNNIFSSILEEIEARGYTYNPNIIKWGAGVGARGDVPYFEWWEPNGFFENMKYWFASDSAGNLSDNAWWNRAFPSGHTTSNFAAFGLWFCFLGEHKGRKLTNKKIAVLVFCFLLLNSMKFSLMVYRFHWLSDLEFSTIFSILMIPAVNSLVDKHMTYFINLFKTRALKQTIPGVVIETKNGFYLCMYKEFGYQKISYYISPKKSAPEKISKKMKKFSLTQDE; via the coding sequence ATGGAACTAATAGTTAAAAAGAAATTTAATATTTTTAAGGTTTTAATTTTGACATTTTTAGTTGTTTCTGTGCTATTTTTTATAATTTCAAGCATTTATGATTGAAAAATTGCAGAGATTTTTGCTAAGGGTTTTAGCAATAAAATTTCAAAAATCTGAATTATCTTTATGGATGAACTAGGAATGTATATTTTTGAACCCTCAGTCTTTGTGATGTTTGCAATTTGGTGAGAAACATTTGTTTTATACCAAAAAAAATATGCCAAAAATGAGTTTTTTAACAAAAATGTTTGAGTCAGTTACATATTCTACATTGTTTGTTTTGTTTTAAGTGCCCTTTTTATATATTTTCAAACAATTCAAAGATTTGCAGATTATGATAGTGGTTTTGGAAGTAGTTTTGATCCAAAATTATTAGAGTCAATTTCATGAAGACACTGGTCTTATGCAATTGTTAGAGTAATTCAAGTTTCTTTAATGTTGTTTGGTGCCTATTATTGTCGCTATATTTTTTCAAAACGTAAAGATGTCTTCACCCAAGAATATTGAATTGATGCCTTTAAAGGTATGTTGTACATGATGACACTTGCATTAATGATTTTAGCTGTCAAGTGGAGTTTTGGTAGACCCTTTTATTACAATAATATTTTTTCAAGTATTTTAGAAGAAATTGAGGCCAGAGGTTATACTTACAACCCTAACATTATTAAATGAGGTGCTGGAGTTGGCGCCCGAGGAGATGTCCCCTATTTTGAATGATGAGAACCCAATGGTTTCTTTGAAAATATGAAGTATTGGTTTGCTAGTGACAGTGCTGGTAATCTAAGTGATAATGCTTGATGAAATAGAGCCTTTCCATCAGGTCACACAACATCAAACTTTGCTGCTTTTGGATTATGATTTTGTTTTTTAGGAGAACACAAAGGTAGAAAACTAACTAATAAAAAGATTGCAGTTTTAGTATTTTGTTTTTTATTGTTAAACTCAATGAAGTTTTCACTAATGGTTTATCGTTTTCATTGGTTAAGTGATCTAGAATTTTCAACAATTTTTAGTATCTTAATGATTCCTGCAGTTAACAGCCTAGTTGATAAACATATGACTTATTTTATCAATCTCTTTAAAACAAGAGCTTTAAAACAAACAATACCTGGAGTTGTTATTGAAACAAAAAATGGTTTTTACTTGTGTATGTATAAAGAATTTGGTTACCAAAAAATAAGTTATTATATAAGTCCAAAAAAATCAGCACCTGAAAAAATCAGCAAGAAAATGAAAAAATTTAGTCTAACTCAAGATGAGTAA
- a CDS encoding PTS ascorbate transporter subunit IIC: protein MEVLYFVQTFFATPAILIGLFGMIGSILQKKKATQVLTSTFKTITGYLVLGGGAGVLVGSISHFNSVFEAVFGVSGVIPNNDALGAVYAAMAQIGTLAALIMIIGMMGNILLAAVTKWKYIYLSGHVLFYMSCMIAVALQQIGMNPAWNKDAWMILMVGGLFMSMYLIISPAISQRFMKVITKTDTIAMAHTSGISYAIAGYIGEGLLKVSKKDKLKSTEEINFPKGLAFLRNSNVSVVLTMLLLFIILYITAWIKIGKAGLVDIGYVSSDGSVIVQIIIDAFTFAAGIEIILFGVRTVLAELVPAFKGVSEKLVKGAKPALDCPVVFPYAPNAVFIGFLSSLVGGIIMMAITIGLSKADSVLFAIIIPGVTAHFFTGATAGVFGNAKGGVWGSILGGFVNGILITLVPIAFWALSLVDKTEPMVWGDADYAFGLILGIFSFIKLAWTKYLVLAVFLVLFGFMVTLGAILQRKVNKNTSANTPETPKVSTTETTRTVKK from the coding sequence ATGGAAGTATTATACTTCGTACAAACGTTTTTCGCAACACCAGCGATATTAATAGGTCTGTTTGGAATGATTGGTTCTATTTTACAAAAAAAGAAAGCAACCCAAGTTCTAACATCGACCTTTAAAACAATTACTGGATACTTAGTTTTAGGAGGTGGAGCCGGAGTTTTAGTAGGTTCTATCAGTCACTTTAATAGTGTTTTTGAAGCAGTATTTGGAGTAAGTGGAGTTATTCCCAATAATGATGCCCTTGGAGCAGTTTATGCAGCCATGGCACAAATTGGAACTCTAGCAGCTCTAATAATGATCATCGGAATGATGGGAAATATCTTATTAGCAGCAGTTACAAAATGAAAATATATTTATCTATCAGGACATGTGTTATTTTATATGTCTTGTATGATTGCAGTAGCTTTACAACAAATTGGAATGAATCCAGCTTGAAATAAAGATGCTTGAATGATCTTGATGGTTGGAGGCTTATTTATGTCAATGTACTTGATAATTTCCCCAGCAATTTCTCAAAGATTTATGAAAGTAATTACTAAAACTGACACAATTGCTATGGCACACACTAGTGGAATTTCATATGCAATTGCAGGTTACATTGGAGAAGGATTATTGAAAGTTTCTAAAAAAGATAAATTAAAATCAACTGAAGAAATTAATTTCCCAAAAGGATTAGCTTTTTTAAGAAACTCAAATGTTTCAGTAGTGCTAACAATGTTATTGTTGTTTATTATTTTATACATCACAGCCTGAATCAAAATAGGTAAGGCAGGACTAGTTGACATTGGTTATGTTAGTTCTGACGGTAGTGTTATTGTTCAAATCATAATTGATGCCTTTACATTTGCTGCAGGAATTGAAATTATTCTGTTTGGAGTTAGAACAGTTCTAGCAGAACTTGTTCCTGCCTTTAAAGGGGTTAGTGAAAAACTTGTTAAGGGAGCAAAACCTGCCTTAGATTGTCCAGTAGTCTTTCCCTATGCACCAAATGCAGTATTTATAGGTTTCTTATCTTCACTGGTTGGGGGAATTATTATGATGGCAATTACCATTGGTTTATCAAAAGCTGATAGTGTCTTATTTGCTATTATAATCCCAGGAGTTACAGCCCACTTCTTTACAGGAGCTACTGCCGGAGTCTTTGGTAATGCCAAAGGTGGAGTTTGAGGTAGCATTCTGGGAGGTTTTGTCAATGGAATTTTAATTACACTAGTACCAATTGCTTTTTGAGCTTTAAGTTTAGTTGATAAAACTGAACCAATGGTTTGAGGAGATGCAGATTATGCCTTTGGTTTAATTTTAGGAATCTTCTCATTTATTAAATTAGCTTGAACAAAATACCTAGTACTTGCAGTCTTCTTAGTTTTATTTGGCTTCATGGTCACACTGGGTGCTATTTTACAAAGAAAAGTAAATAAAAACACTAGTGCTAATACACCTGAAACCCCAAAGGTTTCTACAACAGAGACAACAAGAACTGTTAAAAAATAA
- a CDS encoding transposase, whose amino-acid sequence MGHYSAKQKEKIILKFRESKTKAKNFVKSYGISDQTLLNWCKKYDQSGIDGLGAPNSADKEELIILRNEVKELKKKNAELETRNEMWKRIEALISKKK is encoded by the coding sequence ATGGGACATTACTCAGCAAAGCAAAAAGAAAAAATAATTTTAAAATTTAGAGAGAGCAAGACAAAGGCCAAGAATTTTGTTAAAAGTTATGGCATCTCAGATCAAACACTTTTAAATTGGTGTAAAAAGTATGATCAATCTGGAATTGATGGTCTTGGGGCACCAAATTCAGCTGATAAAGAAGAACTAATAATTTTAAGAAATGAAGTTAAAGAACTGAAGAAGAAAAATGCCGAATTAGAAACTAGAAATGAAATGTGAAAAAGAATTGAGGCCCTGATAAGTAAAAAAAAGTAG
- a CDS encoding PTS sugar transporter subunit IIB encodes MKIVAVCGSGLGSSFLIEMNINETCKALKIDAEVSHINLGSFDPNATDVVVCGADLEDSIEFQEKIVLQNIVDKDETFEKIKKYFNK; translated from the coding sequence ATGAAAATTGTTGCAGTTTGTGGATCTGGTCTTGGATCAAGTTTCTTAATTGAAATGAACATTAATGAAACTTGCAAAGCTTTGAAAATTGATGCTGAAGTTTCTCATATTAACTTAGGTTCTTTTGATCCTAATGCTACAGATGTTGTTGTTTGTGGTGCAGACCTTGAGGATAGTATTGAATTTCAAGAAAAAATAGTTCTACAAAATATTGTCGATAAAGATGAAACGTTTGAAAAAATAAAAAAATATTTTAATAAATAA